One window from the genome of Sphaerotilus microaerophilus encodes:
- the soxC gene encoding sulfite dehydrogenase, translated as MQADDRTGPEGGFPGRLLKAPENFIDAAGVRTVFAEAKQGRRDFIRRAFASAVGAGAAGGAVVAQAQSNPVPTEGGDPNILELPEHSRNLGQGVASEGYGRPSKYESNVQRRPSPGLTQTTQSSVSFAPLQSLFGIVTPSGLHFERHHQGWWDVDPSKHRLMVNGSDEKMVRTPKVFTLDEIMRLPAVSRFHFIECGANSGMEWGNVAVPTVQYSHGMLSCSEFTGVPLKIVLDLCGVDYKRGRYVLAEGADGSSMTRTIPMEMIESGEVLLAYGQNGEMLRPENGYPLRLVVPGVQGVSWVKYLRRIEVGDAPYAAKDEAVHYIDLMPGGLHRQYTSIQECKSVVTTPSGGQVLLDKGFYNISGLAWSGRGRVAKVDVSVDGGRNWRPARIEGPVQTKALTRFNIDWVWDGRPAIIQSRATDETGYVQPSYRQLRAVRGKRSIYHNNAIQSWLVQESGEVKNVQLS; from the coding sequence GTGCAAGCTGACGATCGCACGGGGCCGGAAGGCGGGTTCCCGGGGCGCCTGCTGAAGGCGCCCGAAAACTTCATCGATGCCGCGGGGGTGCGCACGGTGTTCGCCGAGGCCAAGCAGGGCCGGCGTGACTTCATCCGGCGTGCCTTCGCCTCGGCCGTGGGTGCAGGCGCAGCGGGTGGCGCCGTGGTGGCGCAGGCCCAGTCCAATCCGGTGCCCACCGAGGGCGGGGATCCCAACATCCTGGAGTTGCCTGAGCACAGCCGCAACCTGGGGCAGGGCGTGGCCAGCGAGGGCTACGGAAGGCCGTCGAAGTACGAGAGCAATGTGCAGCGCCGGCCCAGCCCGGGGCTGACGCAGACGACCCAGTCGTCGGTCTCGTTTGCGCCGTTGCAGTCGCTCTTCGGCATCGTCACGCCCAGTGGCCTGCACTTCGAGCGCCACCACCAGGGCTGGTGGGACGTCGATCCGTCCAAGCACCGCCTGATGGTCAACGGCTCGGACGAGAAGATGGTGAGGACGCCCAAGGTCTTCACGCTCGACGAGATCATGCGGCTGCCGGCGGTGAGCCGCTTCCACTTCATCGAGTGCGGCGCCAACAGTGGCATGGAGTGGGGCAACGTTGCCGTGCCGACGGTGCAGTACTCGCACGGCATGCTCAGCTGCAGCGAGTTCACGGGCGTGCCGCTGAAGATCGTGCTCGACCTGTGCGGGGTGGACTACAAGCGTGGCCGCTACGTGCTGGCCGAGGGCGCCGACGGCTCGTCGATGACCCGCACCATCCCGATGGAGATGATCGAGTCCGGCGAGGTGCTGCTGGCCTATGGCCAGAACGGCGAAATGCTGCGCCCTGAGAACGGCTACCCGCTGCGCCTGGTGGTGCCGGGCGTGCAGGGCGTGAGCTGGGTCAAGTACCTGCGCCGCATCGAGGTGGGCGACGCGCCCTATGCCGCCAAGGACGAGGCGGTGCACTACATCGACCTGATGCCCGGTGGCCTGCACCGCCAGTACACCAGCATCCAGGAATGCAAGAGCGTGGTCACCACGCCCTCGGGTGGGCAGGTGCTGCTGGACAAGGGCTTCTACAACATCTCCGGGCTGGCCTGGTCCGGCCGCGGCAGGGTGGCCAAGGTGGACGTGTCGGTGGACGGCGGGCGCAACTGGCGGCCGGCGCGCATCGAAGGCCCGGTGCAGACCAAGGCGCTGACGCGCTTCAACATCGACTGGGTGTGGGACGGCCGTCCGGCCATCATCCAGAGTCGCGCCACAGATGAGACCGGCTACGTGCAGCCCAGCTATCGGCAGCTGCGCGCGGTGCGTGGCAAGCGTTCGATCTATCACAACAACGCCATCCAGTCCTGGCTGGTGCAGGAGAGCGGGGAGGTCAAGAATGTTCAGCTCTCGTGA
- a CDS encoding S24 family peptidase → MADALPLQTTAPAAGSSATARLVIPIRPAAGAAQENALDCSGTEVFALRVMGASMAPEFEDGDIVVIEPEGRVRDGAYVLVQLPREGWVLRRLRAAPAAGPDRAGWWVEVLDGSSPSAPLPGPEAVAGVVIQRARPGRRRETRWYGD, encoded by the coding sequence ATGGCCGATGCCTTGCCGCTCCAAACGACTGCGCCCGCTGCGGGCTCGAGCGCGACTGCTCGCCTGGTCATCCCGATCCGGCCTGCCGCTGGCGCGGCGCAGGAGAACGCGCTCGACTGCAGCGGCACCGAGGTGTTCGCGCTGCGGGTGATGGGGGCGTCGATGGCGCCCGAGTTCGAGGACGGCGACATCGTCGTCATCGAGCCTGAGGGCCGCGTGCGTGACGGCGCCTATGTGCTCGTGCAGCTGCCCCGCGAGGGCTGGGTGCTGCGCCGCCTGCGGGCCGCACCGGCCGCAGGCCCCGACAGGGCGGGCTGGTGGGTGGAGGTACTGGACGGATCCAGCCCGAGCGCACCGCTGCCTGGCCCCGAGGCGGTGGCCGGCGTGGTCATCCAGCGTGCCCGTCCCGGACGGCGCCGGGAGACGCGCTGGTACGGGGATTGA
- a CDS encoding sulfurtransferase TusA family protein produces MQFDQEFDARGLSCPLPIVKTKKALNAMTSGQVLKVTTTDPGSVKDMEAFANQTGNPLVESGTAGGEYVFYLRKG; encoded by the coding sequence ATGCAATTCGACCAGGAATTCGACGCACGCGGCCTGTCCTGCCCGCTGCCCATCGTCAAGACCAAGAAGGCCCTCAACGCCATGACTTCGGGCCAGGTGCTCAAGGTCACGACCACCGATCCCGGATCGGTCAAGGACATGGAGGCCTTTGCCAATCAGACCGGCAATCCGCTGGTCGAGTCCGGCACGGCCGGCGGCGAGTACGTGTTCTATCTGCGCAAGGGCTGA
- the soxY gene encoding thiosulfate oxidation carrier protein SoxY produces the protein MQTRREMLSRSAGVAAMLAGMGLLPSVAQAAYAQAAFDAKTMADLVKSLGVSAPAENKAVTITGPDIAENGAVVPLGCSTTLPGVKRLLIAVEKNPSMLCALFDVTDSVEPNFNTRVKMGQSSNVFAIAIMNDGKVFFAQKEVKVTLGGCGG, from the coding sequence ATGCAAACTCGTCGCGAAATGCTCAGCCGCAGTGCGGGCGTCGCCGCCATGCTGGCTGGCATGGGCCTGCTGCCGAGCGTCGCCCAGGCGGCCTATGCGCAGGCAGCCTTCGATGCCAAGACCATGGCCGACCTGGTCAAGTCCCTGGGTGTGAGCGCTCCGGCCGAGAACAAGGCCGTGACCATCACCGGCCCGGACATCGCCGAGAACGGTGCCGTGGTGCCGCTGGGCTGCTCGACCACGCTGCCGGGCGTCAAGCGCCTGCTGATCGCGGTGGAGAAGAACCCGTCGATGCTCTGCGCGCTGTTCGACGTCACCGACTCGGTGGAGCCGAACTTCAACACCCGCGTGAAGATGGGCCAGTCGTCCAACGTGTTCGCCATCGCGATCATGAACGACGGCAAGGTGTTCTTCGCGCAAAAGGAAGTCAAGGTCACCCTCGGTGGCTGCGGCGGTTAA
- the soxX gene encoding sulfur oxidation c-type cytochrome SoxX — MNVNVNAKKTGLIVLAGLGAAALVAGCATATDPAGPKALDASFKAMMQASFRDEGIAKVDRLQQDAGQAACSTGAAPNEAAVKRIEAESLATVKAPSDGKYLGDWKEGEKLAQSGRGMTWTDKSAASSANGGNCYNCHQLTQAEISFGTIGPSLYNYGKLRGVTDPASPAARPMVEYTWGKLYNAWAYNACSNMPRFGHKGLLDEKQMQHLMALLLDPKSAVNQ; from the coding sequence ATGAATGTCAATGTCAACGCCAAGAAGACGGGCCTGATCGTGCTGGCCGGCCTGGGCGCGGCAGCCCTGGTGGCGGGCTGTGCCACCGCGACCGATCCCGCGGGGCCGAAGGCGCTGGATGCCTCGTTCAAGGCGATGATGCAGGCCTCCTTCCGCGACGAGGGCATCGCCAAGGTGGATCGCCTGCAGCAGGATGCCGGCCAGGCCGCCTGCTCCACCGGCGCGGCGCCGAACGAAGCCGCCGTCAAGCGCATCGAGGCCGAGTCGCTGGCGACCGTGAAGGCGCCTTCCGATGGCAAGTACCTGGGCGACTGGAAGGAAGGCGAAAAGCTTGCCCAAAGTGGCCGGGGCATGACCTGGACCGACAAGAGTGCCGCTTCGAGCGCCAACGGGGGCAACTGCTACAACTGCCACCAGCTGACCCAGGCGGAGATCTCCTTCGGCACCATCGGCCCGAGCCTGTACAACTACGGCAAGCTGCGCGGCGTGACCGATCCGGCCAGCCCGGCGGCCAGGCCGATGGTGGAGTACACCTGGGGCAAGCTCTACAACGCCTGGGCCTATAACGCCTGCTCGAACATGCCGCGCTTCGGCCACAAGGGCCTGCTCGACGAAAAGCAGATGCAGCACCTGATGGCGCTGCTGCTCGACCCGAAGTCGGCGGTGAATCAGTGA
- the soxZ gene encoding thiosulfate oxidation carrier complex protein SoxZ gives MADPMRIRAQAAGDKATVRVLMSHEMETGQRKDASGKVIPAWFIQEVSAAHNGKVVMTAQWGPSVSKNPFLQFNVKGAKAGDKVSVSWVDNKGDKRTDEATVS, from the coding sequence ATGGCAGATCCGATGCGCATTCGCGCCCAGGCCGCTGGCGACAAGGCCACCGTGCGCGTGCTGATGAGTCACGAAATGGAAACCGGGCAGCGCAAGGACGCGTCCGGCAAGGTGATCCCCGCCTGGTTCATCCAGGAGGTGAGCGCCGCCCACAATGGCAAGGTCGTGATGACCGCCCAGTGGGGTCCCTCGGTGTCCAAGAACCCCTTCCTGCAGTTCAACGTCAAGGGCGCCAAGGCCGGCGACAAGGTGAGCGTGAGCTGGGTGGACAACAAGGGCGACAAGCGCACCGACGAAGCCACGGTGTCCTGA
- the soxA gene encoding sulfur oxidation c-type cytochrome SoxA, whose translation MCAAAAGMGPVAIAQTKSASDGIAEYRKMLEDGNPAELFEAKGEDLWKKKRGPKNASLEQCDLGKGPGVVKGAWVELPRWFADTKRVQDLESRLLTCMETLQGLNAAEIARTPFGKGEQVTMEALAAWISAESRGLKMALPQGHAEEQRMYQLGQRAFFFRGGPMDFACSTCHGEKDKRIRLQDLPDLRSNPGDGIGFAAWPAYRVSSGEMWSMQRRLNDCYRQQRFPYPGYASDVTIALGVYMGVNAKGAVSIAPAIKR comes from the coding sequence ATGTGTGCCGCTGCTGCTGGCATGGGCCCCGTTGCCATCGCGCAGACCAAGTCGGCGTCCGACGGCATCGCGGAATACCGCAAGATGCTGGAAGACGGCAACCCGGCCGAGCTGTTCGAAGCCAAGGGGGAAGACCTCTGGAAGAAGAAGCGCGGGCCGAAGAATGCTTCGCTCGAGCAGTGCGACCTGGGCAAGGGGCCGGGCGTGGTCAAGGGCGCCTGGGTCGAATTGCCACGCTGGTTTGCCGACACGAAGCGGGTGCAGGACCTGGAGTCGCGCCTGCTCACCTGCATGGAGACGCTGCAGGGACTGAACGCCGCGGAGATCGCCAGGACGCCCTTCGGCAAGGGCGAGCAGGTGACGATGGAGGCCCTGGCCGCCTGGATCTCGGCCGAGTCGCGGGGCCTGAAGATGGCCCTGCCGCAGGGTCACGCCGAGGAGCAGCGCATGTACCAGCTGGGCCAGCGCGCCTTCTTCTTCCGCGGCGGGCCGATGGACTTCGCCTGCTCGACCTGCCACGGCGAAAAGGACAAGCGCATCCGCCTGCAGGACCTGCCCGACCTGCGCAGCAACCCGGGTGACGGCATCGGCTTTGCGGCCTGGCCGGCCTACCGCGTCTCCAGCGGCGAGATGTGGAGCATGCAGCGCCGCCTGAATGACTGCTACCGGCAGCAGCGCTTCCCGTATCCGGGCTATGCCTCGGATGTCACGATCGCACTCGGGGTCTACATGGGTGTGAATGCCAAGGGTGCGGTCTCGATCGCCCCGGCCATCAAGCGTTGA
- a CDS encoding OmpP1/FadL family transporter: MLHLPQSKRPHAHTRRAIALGAALALSPLAALATNGYFPHGYGLKAKGMGGASLAMSQDGMGGANNPASMSFAGSRLDLGLDWFQPKRGASRQGSMGGAFDFNTTSESNNHFVPEFGYISQFSPSLTAGITVYGNGGMNTDYPGAQTSCGNPSGNVANPMCGSGRLTMDLMQLIIAPTVSFKLAPDHAIGLSPLLGYQRFKMSGLQAFDNGPGFPPMTGNPGYVTNNGYDSSTGFGVRVGYQGKVGPVTLAAAYSPKMDMGTLDKYKGLFAGAGDFDIPANYGLGVAVSVIPAVTVALDWMRIEYSGVPSVGNPSSNQAPLGSANGPGFGWKDIDVYKLGVQWQASPQLTLRAGYNKGDNPITAADVSFNIIAPGVTKTHYTLGGTMQLGGNSELTMAYMYAPKVSVTGYSMLNSPTLLGPGNGGQETIWMKQQSLGMAWAMRF, translated from the coding sequence ATGCTGCATCTTCCCCAGTCGAAGCGTCCCCACGCCCACACCCGCCGCGCCATCGCCTTGGGCGCCGCCCTGGCCCTGAGTCCCCTGGCCGCGCTGGCCACCAATGGCTACTTCCCGCATGGCTATGGCCTGAAGGCCAAGGGCATGGGCGGCGCCTCCCTGGCCATGAGCCAGGACGGCATGGGCGGCGCCAACAACCCGGCCAGCATGTCCTTTGCCGGGAGCCGGCTCGACCTGGGCCTGGACTGGTTCCAACCCAAGCGCGGCGCCAGCCGGCAGGGCAGCATGGGCGGCGCATTCGACTTCAACACGACCAGCGAAAGCAACAACCACTTCGTGCCCGAGTTCGGCTACATCAGCCAGTTCAGTCCGTCATTGACCGCCGGCATCACGGTGTACGGGAATGGCGGCATGAACACCGACTATCCCGGGGCCCAGACCTCCTGCGGCAATCCGTCGGGCAACGTGGCCAATCCGATGTGCGGCAGCGGCCGCCTGACGATGGACTTGATGCAGTTGATCATCGCGCCGACGGTCTCGTTCAAGCTGGCGCCAGACCACGCCATCGGCCTGTCGCCGCTGCTCGGCTATCAGCGATTCAAGATGTCGGGCCTGCAGGCCTTCGACAACGGCCCCGGCTTCCCACCGATGACCGGCAACCCGGGCTACGTCACCAACAACGGCTACGACAGCTCGACCGGCTTCGGTGTTCGCGTCGGCTATCAGGGCAAGGTGGGGCCGGTCACACTGGCGGCAGCCTATTCGCCCAAGATGGACATGGGGACCCTTGACAAGTACAAGGGCTTGTTTGCCGGCGCCGGTGACTTCGACATCCCAGCCAACTACGGCTTGGGCGTCGCGGTGTCGGTCATACCCGCCGTCACCGTCGCACTCGACTGGATGCGCATCGAATACAGCGGCGTGCCGTCCGTGGGCAACCCGAGCAGCAACCAGGCCCCGCTCGGCTCGGCGAACGGCCCCGGCTTCGGATGGAAGGACATCGATGTCTACAAGCTGGGCGTGCAGTGGCAGGCCAGTCCGCAACTGACGCTGCGGGCGGGCTACAACAAGGGCGACAACCCGATCACCGCAGCGGATGTGTCGTTCAACATCATTGCGCCTGGCGTGACGAAGACCCACTACACCCTGGGCGGCACGATGCAGCTGGGCGGCAACTCCGAGCTGACGATGGCCTACATGTACGCACCGAAGGTGTCGGTCACCGGCTACTCGATGCTGAATTCCCCGACCCTGCTCGGCCCCGGCAACGGCGGGCAGGAAACCATCTGGATGAAGCAGCAATCGCTGGGCATGGCCTGGGCCATGCGGTTCTGA
- a CDS encoding c-type cytochrome, with protein sequence MFSSREWTGLRSAALALAGVTLGAAVWAQAMPKDSAAAFAGIGRPATAKEIAAWDIDVRPDFKGLPKGSGSVAQGMDVWEGKCAQCHGIFGESNEVFSPLVGGTTADDVKTGKVARLLDESYPGRTTLMKVASISTLWDYIHRAMPWNAPKSLKVDEVYAVTAYLLNMGGALPDNFVLSDRTMAEAQARLPNRNGMTLDHGMWPGQSLKTGGKPELRPDVKAVACMKDCEAEPKVGSFLPDFARNNHGNLAEQNRIVGAQHGVDTTRPAGAAPAPVVAAAPVAKAVEAGGSAAVMPLLQKNACMACHGVDNKIVGPAYRDVAKKYSGRADAVAYLTGKIKAGGSGVWGAVPMPAQALPEADARLIAQWLADGAKK encoded by the coding sequence ATGTTCAGCTCTCGTGAGTGGACAGGGCTGCGTAGCGCCGCGCTGGCGCTGGCGGGCGTGACGCTGGGTGCGGCGGTCTGGGCCCAGGCGATGCCCAAGGACAGTGCCGCAGCCTTCGCTGGCATCGGCCGTCCGGCCACCGCCAAGGAAATCGCGGCCTGGGACATCGACGTGCGGCCCGACTTCAAGGGCCTGCCCAAGGGTTCCGGTTCGGTGGCCCAGGGCATGGACGTCTGGGAAGGCAAGTGCGCCCAGTGCCATGGCATCTTCGGCGAGTCCAACGAGGTGTTCTCGCCCCTGGTGGGCGGCACCACCGCGGACGACGTGAAGACCGGCAAGGTGGCGCGCCTGCTCGACGAGTCCTACCCCGGGCGTACCACGCTGATGAAGGTGGCCTCCATCTCGACGCTGTGGGACTACATCCACCGCGCGATGCCCTGGAACGCGCCCAAGTCGCTCAAGGTCGACGAGGTCTACGCCGTCACGGCCTACCTGCTCAACATGGGCGGGGCGCTGCCGGACAACTTCGTGCTGTCCGACCGGACGATGGCCGAGGCCCAGGCGCGTCTGCCCAACCGCAATGGCATGACGCTCGACCACGGCATGTGGCCGGGTCAGTCGCTCAAAACCGGCGGCAAGCCCGAGCTGCGGCCCGACGTCAAGGCCGTGGCCTGCATGAAGGACTGCGAGGCCGAGCCGAAGGTGGGTTCGTTCCTGCCCGACTTTGCCCGCAACAACCACGGCAACCTGGCCGAGCAGAACCGCATCGTCGGGGCGCAGCATGGCGTGGACACCACCCGTCCCGCAGGAGCAGCGCCCGCGCCGGTGGTTGCAGCAGCACCAGTGGCCAAGGCTGTGGAGGCCGGCGGCTCGGCAGCGGTGATGCCGCTGCTGCAGAAGAACGCCTGCATGGCCTGCCATGGCGTGGACAACAAGATCGTGGGACCGGCCTACCGCGACGTGGCGAAGAAGTACAGTGGGCGAGCCGATGCCGTTGCCTACCTGACGGGCAAGATCAAGGCGGGCGGCTCCGGTGTCTGGGGCGCGGTCCCGATGCCCGCGCAGGCCTTGCCAGAGGCGGATGCCAGGCTCATCGCACAATGGCTGGCTGACGGTGCGAAGAAGTAA
- the dsrE2 gene encoding sulfur carrier protein DsrE2, translating to MEPKRMAIIATKGTLDMAYPPFILASTAAALGYEVQVFFTFYGLQLLRRDLSDVKISPLANPAMPMPVPMPVMVQMLPGMETMATMMMKQKIKSKGVASLEELRDLCLEADVKFIACQMTVDLFDFEKKDFIDQVEYGGASTFMEFAGKTDICLFI from the coding sequence GTGGAACCCAAACGCATGGCCATCATCGCGACCAAAGGGACGCTGGACATGGCCTACCCGCCCTTCATCCTCGCCTCCACCGCCGCGGCGCTGGGCTACGAGGTGCAGGTCTTCTTCACCTTCTACGGGCTGCAGCTGCTGCGGCGCGACCTGTCGGACGTGAAGATCAGCCCGCTGGCCAACCCGGCCATGCCGATGCCGGTGCCCATGCCGGTGATGGTGCAGATGCTGCCCGGCATGGAGACCATGGCCACGATGATGATGAAGCAGAAGATCAAGTCCAAGGGCGTCGCCTCGCTCGAGGAGCTGCGTGACCTCTGCCTGGAGGCCGACGTCAAGTTCATCGCCTGCCAGATGACGGTGGACCTGTTCGACTTCGAGAAGAAGGACTTCATCGACCAGGTCGAGTACGGCGGCGCCTCCACCTTCATGGAGTTTGCCGGCAAGACCGACATCTGCCTGTTCATCTGA
- a CDS encoding C4-dicarboxylate ABC transporter encodes MTPAAPLTYLYPVWFAIPMGLCGLALAWNRASELMGEMALAISLVLGVAALAAYLALAVAAVLRLRRHPKAWQEDRAHPVRHAFLAAIPIGLMLLATVGTTLLGPEGLRSGAPVLVGSVHLAWWVGALGQFTVTLWVLSRWWQGNKPGGLHWPVLTPAMIIPVVGNVLAPLAGVPLGHTEWAAAQFGVGLLFWPVVLVLLLVRVATQGLWPERLLPAHFILIAPPAVVGLALLQFGAPRLLAWGCWGVALFSFLWAGSQARRLAALPFGVPHWGLSFPLAALAALTLRLAEPGGLLAVLGPVLLALASLVITALLLGTWRGLRQGTLLVPEQVAVLQPVGAPTGG; translated from the coding sequence ATGACCCCTGCCGCTCCCCTCACCTACCTCTACCCCGTCTGGTTCGCCATCCCGATGGGCCTGTGCGGCCTGGCGCTGGCCTGGAACCGCGCCTCCGAGCTGATGGGCGAGATGGCGCTCGCCATCTCCCTGGTCCTGGGCGTGGCGGCACTGGCCGCCTACCTGGCCCTGGCCGTGGCCGCCGTGCTGCGGCTGCGGCGCCACCCGAAGGCCTGGCAGGAGGACCGGGCGCACCCGGTGCGGCACGCCTTCCTGGCCGCGATCCCGATCGGGCTGATGCTGCTGGCCACGGTCGGCACCACCCTGCTGGGGCCGGAAGGGCTGCGTTCGGGTGCGCCGGTGCTCGTCGGTTCGGTCCACCTCGCCTGGTGGGTCGGCGCACTCGGGCAGTTCACCGTGACGCTGTGGGTGCTGTCGCGCTGGTGGCAGGGCAACAAGCCGGGCGGCCTGCACTGGCCGGTGCTGACACCGGCCATGATCATCCCGGTGGTGGGCAACGTGCTCGCGCCACTGGCCGGCGTGCCGCTGGGCCACACCGAGTGGGCGGCGGCGCAGTTCGGCGTTGGCCTGCTGTTCTGGCCGGTGGTGCTGGTGCTGCTGCTGGTGCGCGTGGCCACCCAGGGCCTCTGGCCGGAGCGGCTGCTGCCGGCGCACTTCATCCTGATCGCACCGCCCGCGGTGGTCGGCCTGGCCCTGCTGCAGTTCGGCGCGCCGCGGCTGCTGGCCTGGGGCTGCTGGGGGGTCGCGCTGTTCAGCTTCCTGTGGGCCGGCTCGCAGGCGCGTCGCCTGGCCGCATTGCCCTTCGGGGTGCCGCACTGGGGCCTGTCGTTCCCGCTGGCCGCGCTGGCTGCGCTGACCTTGCGTCTGGCCGAGCCGGGCGGGTTGCTGGCGGTGCTCGGCCCGGTGCTGCTGGCGCTGGCCTCGCTGGTGATCACCGCCCTGCTGCTGGGCACCTGGCGCGGCCTGCGCCAGGGCACGCTGCTGGTGCCGGAGCAGGTGGCGGTGCTGCAACCGGTGGGCGCACCGACGGGCGGTTGA